Proteins from one Pongo abelii isolate AG06213 chromosome 19, NHGRI_mPonAbe1-v2.0_pri, whole genome shotgun sequence genomic window:
- the PPY gene encoding pancreatic polypeptide prohormone isoform X1, whose protein sequence is MCDCDLMAATRLCLSLLLLSTCVALLLQPLLGAQGAPLEPVYPGDNATPEQMAQYAADLRRYINMLTRPRYGKRHKEDTLAFSEWGSPHAAAPRELSPLDL, encoded by the exons ATGTGTGACTGTGACCTT ATGGCTGCCACACGCCTCTGCCTCTCCCTGCTGCTCCTGTCCACCTGTGTGGCTCTGTTACTACAGCCACTGCTGGGTGCCCAGGGAGCCCCGCTGGAGCCAGTGTACCCAGGGGACAATGCCACGCCAGAGCAGATGGCCCAGTATGCAGCTGATCTCCGTAGATACATCAACATGCTGACCAGGCCTAG GTATGGGAAAAGACACAAAGAGGACACGCTGGCCTTCTCAGAGTGGGGGTCCCCGCATGCTGCTGCCCCCAG GGAGCTCAGCCCGCTGGACTTGTAA
- the PPY gene encoding pancreatic polypeptide prohormone isoform X2: MAATRLCLSLLLLSTCVALLLQPLLGAQGAPLEPVYPGDNATPEQMAQYAADLRRYINMLTRPRYGKRHKEDTLAFSEWGSPHAAAPRELSPLDL, from the exons ATGGCTGCCACACGCCTCTGCCTCTCCCTGCTGCTCCTGTCCACCTGTGTGGCTCTGTTACTACAGCCACTGCTGGGTGCCCAGGGAGCCCCGCTGGAGCCAGTGTACCCAGGGGACAATGCCACGCCAGAGCAGATGGCCCAGTATGCAGCTGATCTCCGTAGATACATCAACATGCTGACCAGGCCTAG GTATGGGAAAAGACACAAAGAGGACACGCTGGCCTTCTCAGAGTGGGGGTCCCCGCATGCTGCTGCCCCCAG GGAGCTCAGCCCGCTGGACTTGTAA
- the PYY gene encoding peptide YY produces MVFVRRPWPALTTVLLALLVCLGALVDAYPIKPEAPGEDASPEELNRYYASLRHYLNLVTRQRYGKRDGPDTLLSKTFFPDGEDRPVRSRSEGADLW; encoded by the exons ATGGTGTTCGTGCGCAGGCCGTGGCCCGCCTTGACCACAGTGCTTCTGGCCCTGCTCGTCTGCCTGGGGGCGCTGGTCGACGCCTATCCCATCAAACCCGAGGCTCCCGGCGAAGACGCCTCCCCGGAGGAGCTGAACCGCTACTACGCCTCCCTGCGCCACTACCTCAACCTGGTCACCCGGCAGCG GTATGGGAAAAGAGACGGCCCGGACACGCTTCTTTCCAAAACGTTCTTCCCCGACGGCGAGGACCGCCCCGTCAGGTCGCG GTCGGAGGGCGCAGACCTGTGGTGA